A portion of the Streptomyces sp. YPW6 genome contains these proteins:
- a CDS encoding iron chelate uptake ABC transporter family permease subunit, which yields MNVTGVAGGAEAKVPMPPGVRLGRVSFVWRPWLVLVTLVLAAAACVIFCLSISIGDFPIGLSRVIATILGRGEQVDEFVVMDLRMPRALAGLVVGIALGVSGAITQSVARNPLASPDILGITAGAGAVAVFLVTATGGTAAAVTGSVGLPAAALLGGLGTGLLVYLLAWRRGIDGFRLILIGISVTAVMQAITTWLLVSADIRDVARAQVWLVGSLDNRSWDEVRVAFWATLVLLAAVATVAFPFKPMHLGDDVAAGLGVRFGRVRAVLLLCAVLLAAVGVSAAGPVPFVALVAPQVAMRLARRPTPPLIASGMVGAVLLIGSDLIARAALPTGLPVGVVTAVIGGPFLVYLLVRANLRRW from the coding sequence ATGAACGTGACCGGTGTGGCCGGTGGAGCCGAAGCGAAGGTGCCGATGCCGCCGGGGGTGCGGCTCGGCCGGGTGTCGTTCGTCTGGCGGCCCTGGCTGGTGCTGGTCACCCTGGTGCTCGCGGCGGCGGCCTGTGTGATCTTCTGCCTCTCCATCAGCATCGGCGACTTCCCCATCGGCCTCTCCCGGGTGATCGCCACCATCCTCGGCCGGGGTGAACAGGTCGACGAGTTCGTCGTCATGGACCTCCGCATGCCCCGGGCCCTGGCCGGCCTCGTCGTGGGCATCGCCCTGGGCGTCTCCGGGGCGATCACGCAGTCCGTGGCGCGCAACCCGCTGGCCAGCCCGGACATCCTCGGGATCACCGCCGGGGCCGGGGCCGTCGCGGTGTTCCTGGTGACGGCCACGGGCGGGACCGCCGCGGCGGTCACCGGCTCGGTCGGGCTGCCCGCCGCCGCCCTGCTCGGCGGTCTCGGCACGGGACTGCTGGTCTACCTCCTCGCCTGGCGGCGCGGCATCGACGGCTTCCGGCTCATCCTCATCGGCATCTCGGTGACCGCCGTGATGCAGGCGATCACCACCTGGCTGCTGGTCTCGGCCGACATCCGGGACGTGGCCCGCGCCCAGGTGTGGCTGGTCGGCTCGCTGGACAACCGGTCCTGGGACGAGGTCCGGGTGGCGTTCTGGGCCACGCTCGTCCTGCTGGCCGCCGTGGCCACCGTGGCCTTCCCGTTCAAACCGATGCACCTCGGCGACGACGTCGCCGCCGGACTGGGCGTCCGGTTCGGCCGGGTGCGGGCCGTCCTGCTGCTCTGCGCGGTCCTGCTGGCCGCCGTCGGGGTGAGCGCGGCAGGACCGGTCCCGTTCGTCGCGCTGGTGGCCCCGCAGGTGGCGATGCGTCTGGCGCGCCGGCCCACACCGCCGTTGATCGCCTCCGGCATGGTGGGCGCGGTGCTGCTGATCGGCTCCGACCTGATCGCCCGCGCGGCACTGCCGACCGGTCTGCCGGTGGGGGTGGTCACCGCCGTGATCGGTGGCCCCTTCCTCGTCTACCTGTTGGTACGGGCGAACCTCCGTAGATGGTAG
- a CDS encoding iron-siderophore ABC transporter substrate-binding protein, whose protein sequence is MLLHRTTSRKPWPRLAAAVSATLLGAGLLAGCGNGSTDGKRDEGAPAAAEGAFPVTVEHAFGSTEVTKAPQRVVTVGYTDDQAVLAFGIKPVGMVDQYPNPAGRTPDINTQWPWVKDEWGDARPEVVMKNGDAGPNFEKIASLRPDLIIAVYSEVDRTAYEKLSRIAPTVGRTKGEKELFSAPWQDNAAHIAKALGKEKEGAELIKGIQNRLDAAKKANPGFGGQKAVALSWYKDSISAFTSTDVRGRLVTGTGFTYQSEIDEIADGGFSTELSPERIDLIDVDRIFVINDKADTEALKKSELFANLPAVKNGQVSYLLDSEGPAVGAAMSQGTLLSLPYAIDELVESAK, encoded by the coding sequence ATGCTTCTCCATCGAACGACGTCCCGGAAGCCGTGGCCGAGGCTGGCCGCGGCGGTCTCCGCCACCCTCCTCGGGGCCGGTCTTCTCGCGGGATGCGGCAACGGCTCGACGGACGGGAAGCGGGACGAGGGCGCCCCGGCGGCGGCCGAGGGCGCGTTCCCGGTCACCGTGGAGCACGCCTTCGGGTCGACGGAGGTCACCAAGGCCCCCCAGCGGGTCGTCACCGTCGGCTACACCGACGACCAGGCCGTCCTGGCGTTCGGCATCAAGCCGGTGGGCATGGTCGACCAGTACCCGAACCCGGCCGGTCGGACCCCCGACATCAACACCCAGTGGCCCTGGGTGAAGGACGAGTGGGGCGACGCCCGCCCCGAGGTCGTCATGAAGAACGGGGACGCCGGCCCCAACTTCGAGAAGATCGCCTCGCTCCGCCCCGACCTGATCATCGCGGTCTACTCCGAGGTCGACCGGACGGCCTACGAGAAGCTCTCCAGGATCGCCCCGACCGTCGGCCGCACCAAGGGCGAGAAGGAACTCTTCAGCGCCCCCTGGCAGGACAACGCGGCGCACATCGCCAAGGCACTCGGCAAGGAGAAGGAGGGCGCCGAACTGATCAAGGGCATCCAGAACCGGCTGGACGCCGCCAAGAAGGCCAACCCCGGCTTCGGCGGGCAGAAGGCCGTCGCCCTCTCCTGGTACAAGGACTCCATCTCGGCCTTCACCTCCACCGACGTACGCGGACGGCTCGTCACGGGCACCGGATTCACCTACCAGAGCGAGATCGACGAGATCGCCGACGGCGGCTTCTCCACCGAGCTCTCGCCCGAGCGCATCGACCTGATCGATGTCGACCGCATCTTCGTCATCAACGACAAGGCCGACACGGAGGCGCTCAAGAAGTCCGAGTTGTTCGCCAACCTGCCGGCCGTCAAGAACGGCCAGGTCTCCTACCTCCTGGACAGCGAAGGCCCCGCGGTCGGCGCCGCCATGTCCCAGGGCACTCTGCTCTCCCTCCCGTACGCGATCGACGAGCTCGTCGAGTCGGCCAAGTGA
- a CDS encoding nitroreductase family deazaflavin-dependent oxidoreductase: MTTSQQPTGDGRPPLPRGWRRRLARLPITVYRMGLGPVFGGRLLLLHHTGRVSGLPRRVTLEVVEHDPVGGTWTLASGFGPEAAWYRNLRAAPKTTVQVGNRRYAVTAHFLSAQEGGEIMARYASARPRTARRLCAFMGLDVSDGSGDAYRRAGRRIPFVRLQASCGQDVR; encoded by the coding sequence GTGACGACGTCGCAGCAACCCACCGGTGACGGCCGCCCTCCCCTGCCGCGCGGCTGGCGGCGGCGCCTCGCCCGGCTGCCCATCACCGTCTACCGCATGGGCCTCGGCCCGGTCTTCGGGGGCCGCCTGCTGCTCCTGCACCACACCGGACGCGTCAGCGGCCTGCCCCGCCGGGTGACCCTGGAGGTCGTCGAGCACGACCCCGTCGGGGGCACCTGGACCCTGGCCTCCGGATTCGGCCCCGAGGCCGCCTGGTACCGCAATCTGCGGGCCGCACCGAAGACCACCGTCCAGGTCGGCAACCGCCGCTACGCCGTCACCGCGCACTTCCTGAGCGCGCAGGAGGGCGGCGAGATCATGGCCCGCTACGCCTCCGCCCGCCCTCGCACCGCCCGTCGGCTCTGCGCCTTCATGGGGTTGGACGTCTCGGACGGGAGCGGGGACGCCTACCGGCGGGCCGGCCGTCGCATCCCCTTCGTACGCCTCCAGGCGAGTTGCGGCCAGGACGTGCGCTGA
- a CDS encoding iron ABC transporter permease produces the protein MFTTAVERTTPDPVTDIRRRRAAGLAVLTVTLLVAAAASLAVGARALSPAEVWHGLFAEPDPDQKLTEIRLIVQTVRVPRTVLAIVAGLALGVGGALIQGYTRNPIADTGLLGVNAGASFAVVSVIAVLGFTDPFQYVWFAFGGAGLAGAVVFGLASIGRGAGNPLTLALAGQGVTVFLAAMTTAVALLDKESLNALRFWNAGSVAGVRFDVIWPVTGFIAAGLVLALITLPALNLLSLGDDVARGLGVNIAVSRTLGIVAVTLLAGAATAACGPIAFLGLMVAHVARYLTGPDYRWLVPYAGLLGAGVLLVCDIVGRVVVRPGELEAGVVVALLGAPFFAALVWRGKFRGA, from the coding sequence ATGTTCACCACCGCAGTGGAGCGCACTACGCCGGACCCGGTGACGGATATCCGTCGGCGCAGGGCCGCGGGGCTGGCCGTCCTCACGGTGACCCTGCTGGTCGCGGCGGCCGCGTCCCTGGCGGTCGGGGCCCGCGCGCTGAGCCCCGCCGAGGTCTGGCACGGGCTGTTCGCGGAGCCCGATCCCGACCAGAAGCTCACCGAGATCCGGCTCATCGTCCAGACCGTGCGCGTGCCCCGGACGGTCCTCGCGATCGTGGCCGGCCTGGCCCTCGGGGTCGGCGGGGCGCTGATCCAGGGGTACACCCGCAACCCCATCGCCGACACCGGGCTGCTGGGGGTGAACGCCGGGGCCTCCTTCGCCGTGGTGTCGGTCATCGCCGTCCTCGGGTTCACCGACCCGTTCCAGTACGTGTGGTTCGCCTTCGGCGGCGCGGGTCTCGCCGGTGCCGTCGTCTTCGGTCTGGCGAGCATCGGCAGGGGGGCGGGCAACCCGCTGACCCTCGCCCTGGCCGGACAGGGCGTCACCGTGTTCCTCGCGGCGATGACCACGGCGGTGGCGCTCCTGGACAAGGAGTCGCTGAACGCGCTGCGGTTCTGGAACGCGGGCTCGGTCGCCGGGGTCCGCTTCGACGTCATCTGGCCGGTGACCGGGTTCATCGCCGCCGGGCTCGTCCTGGCGCTCATCACCCTGCCCGCCCTCAACCTGCTCAGCCTGGGGGACGACGTGGCGCGGGGGCTGGGAGTGAACATCGCGGTGAGCCGGACCCTCGGCATCGTCGCCGTCACCCTGCTGGCCGGGGCCGCCACCGCCGCCTGCGGCCCCATCGCCTTCCTCGGGCTCATGGTGGCCCATGTGGCCCGCTATCTGACCGGCCCCGACTACCGCTGGCTGGTGCCGTACGCAGGCCTCCTCGGGGCCGGTGTCCTGCTGGTCTGCGACATCGTCGGCCGGGTCGTCGTACGGCCGGGCGAACTGGAGGCGGGCGTCGTGGTCGCCCTCCTCGGGGCCCCCTTCTTCGCGGCCCTGGTCTGGCGAGGGAAGTTCAGGGGCGCATGA
- a CDS encoding NAD(P)-dependent oxidoreductase, with product MRVLVTGGAGFIGSHVVAALTAAGHESVVLDALLPSAHSGGTPPGLPGDRMAVGDVRDREAVAAALAGVDAVCHQAAMVGLGKDFADAPLYVGCNDLGTAVLLAEMAAAGVRDLVLAGSMVVYGEGRYDCSRHGTVRPGPRAEADLRAGGFEPRCPHCGTELTPGLVAEDAPMDPRNVYASTKLAQEHLAAAWARATGGRAVSLRYHNVYGPGMPRDTPYAGVASFFRSALARGEAPRVYEDGGQRRDFVHVHDVAAANAVALEAVRERRPASFAAYNTGSGEPHTVGEMAAALAGAHGGPDPVVTGEYRLGDVRHVTADSRALREELGWRPRVPFAEGMRDFAAAPLRDARGRGQEGRDRREESAVTLSGA from the coding sequence ATGCGCGTACTGGTCACCGGCGGAGCCGGGTTCATCGGGTCACATGTCGTCGCCGCACTCACCGCGGCCGGGCACGAGAGCGTGGTGCTGGACGCCCTGCTGCCCTCGGCCCACTCCGGCGGCACACCTCCGGGGCTCCCTGGCGACCGCATGGCCGTCGGCGATGTGCGGGACCGGGAGGCGGTGGCGGCCGCGCTGGCCGGGGTGGACGCGGTGTGCCACCAGGCGGCCATGGTGGGGCTCGGCAAGGACTTCGCGGACGCCCCGCTGTACGTGGGGTGCAACGACCTCGGTACGGCGGTGCTGCTGGCGGAGATGGCCGCCGCCGGGGTCCGGGACCTGGTGCTGGCCGGGTCGATGGTGGTCTACGGCGAGGGGCGCTACGACTGCTCCCGGCACGGCACGGTCCGCCCCGGGCCGCGTGCCGAGGCCGATCTGCGAGCGGGCGGCTTCGAGCCCCGCTGCCCGCACTGCGGCACGGAACTGACACCTGGCCTGGTGGCCGAGGACGCGCCGATGGACCCGCGCAACGTGTACGCGTCGACCAAGCTGGCCCAGGAGCACCTGGCCGCCGCGTGGGCGCGGGCCACCGGCGGCCGGGCGGTGTCCCTGCGCTACCACAACGTGTACGGGCCGGGGATGCCGCGCGACACCCCGTACGCCGGTGTCGCCTCGTTCTTCCGCTCGGCCCTGGCGCGCGGCGAGGCTCCCCGGGTCTACGAGGACGGGGGCCAGCGGCGCGACTTCGTCCACGTCCACGATGTGGCGGCGGCGAACGCGGTGGCCCTGGAGGCGGTGAGGGAGCGGCGGCCCGCGTCCTTCGCCGCCTACAACACCGGCAGCGGCGAGCCGCACACCGTCGGCGAGATGGCGGCCGCCCTGGCCGGCGCGCACGGCGGGCCGGACCCCGTGGTGACCGGGGAGTACCGCCTCGGCGACGTACGCCATGTGACGGCGGACTCGCGGGCGCTGCGCGAGGAGCTGGGCTGGCGGCCCCGGGTGCCCTTCGCCGAGGGGATGCGGGACTTCGCGGCGGCCCCGCTGCGCGATGCGCGGGGCCGCGGCCAGGAGGGCCGGGACCGCCGTGAGGAGAGCGCCGTCACGCTGTCGGGAGCGTGA
- a CDS encoding ABC transporter ATP-binding protein: MAAQFTTRTDAGVQDLARLAARGVTVGYGDRTVIDGLDVAIPPGVITTIIGPNGCGKSTLLRTLTRLLRPAGGTVVLDGEDIGTLRTKDVAKKLGLLPQAPLAPEGLTVADLVARGRHPHQSWLRQWSSDDADVVRRALAMTGVADLADRAVDSLSGGQRQRVWISMTLAQGTDLLLLDEPTTYLDLAHAIDVLDLVDDLHESGRTVVMVLHDLNLATRYSDNLVVMRGGAVLAQGHPRDVITAELLHEAFGLRAKVIDDPVGDRPLIVPIGRTHVRTEPRLDPRTM, from the coding sequence GTGGCGGCTCAGTTCACCACCCGGACCGATGCCGGCGTCCAGGACCTCGCGCGGCTGGCGGCCAGGGGCGTCACCGTCGGGTACGGCGACCGCACGGTCATCGACGGTCTGGACGTGGCGATCCCGCCCGGGGTCATCACCACGATCATCGGCCCCAACGGCTGCGGCAAGTCGACCCTGTTGCGCACCCTGACCCGGCTGCTCCGGCCGGCCGGCGGGACCGTCGTCCTGGACGGCGAGGACATCGGCACGCTCCGGACCAAGGACGTGGCCAAGAAGCTCGGGCTGCTGCCGCAGGCGCCCCTCGCCCCCGAAGGCCTCACCGTCGCCGACCTGGTCGCCCGGGGGCGCCACCCGCACCAGAGCTGGCTGCGGCAGTGGTCGTCGGACGACGCCGACGTGGTGCGGCGCGCCCTGGCCATGACCGGGGTGGCGGACCTCGCCGACCGGGCCGTGGACTCCCTCTCCGGCGGCCAGCGTCAGCGGGTGTGGATATCGATGACGCTCGCCCAGGGCACCGATCTGCTGCTGCTGGACGAGCCGACCACCTATCTGGACCTGGCCCACGCCATCGACGTGCTCGACCTGGTCGACGATCTCCACGAGTCCGGCCGCACCGTCGTCATGGTGCTGCACGATCTCAACCTGGCCACGCGCTACAGCGACAACCTCGTCGTCATGCGCGGGGGAGCCGTCCTGGCCCAGGGGCACCCCCGGGACGTGATCACCGCGGAGCTGCTGCACGAGGCGTTCGGGCTGCGGGCCAAGGTGATCGATGACCCGGTGGGCGACCGGCCGCTGATCGTTCCGATCGGCCGGACCCACGTGCGGACCGAACCTCGGCTCGACCCTCGAACAATGTGA
- a CDS encoding sensor histidine kinase KdpD produces the protein MTDILLIALFAFLGAAVAGLLGAGVLRLLRHRSLVVSLSVVAGVAVAAMLAGTLTVAWAMFLSPHDLYVVTTVVAMAALISLATAVLLGRWVAARSRELTLATRSFGDGGTFAVPAGQPTAELAALARELAATSAKLDSSRERERALETSRRELVAWISHDLRTPLAGLRAMAEALEDGMAADSGRYLRQIRTEVERMNAMVGDLFELSRIQAGSLALAPARISLYDLVGDALAGADPLAREHGVRLVGDRIDEVPVEVDGKEMSRVLGNLLINAIRRTPPDGTVAVAVHRSGSGVVLSVTDGCGGIPEEDLPRVFDTGWRGSHARTPPAGAGLGLAIVRGIVEAHAGRAEVRNVQGGCCFSVTLPTA, from the coding sequence ATGACCGACATCCTGCTCATCGCGCTCTTCGCCTTCCTGGGCGCGGCCGTCGCCGGGCTCCTCGGCGCGGGTGTGCTGCGCCTCCTGCGGCACCGTTCGCTGGTGGTCTCGCTCAGCGTGGTCGCCGGGGTGGCCGTGGCGGCGATGCTCGCCGGGACCCTGACGGTCGCCTGGGCGATGTTCCTCTCGCCCCACGACCTCTACGTCGTCACGACCGTCGTCGCGATGGCCGCCCTCATCTCCCTGGCCACCGCCGTCCTGCTGGGCCGCTGGGTGGCCGCCCGGAGCCGTGAACTGACCCTGGCCACCCGATCGTTCGGTGACGGCGGCACCTTCGCCGTGCCCGCCGGGCAGCCCACCGCGGAGCTGGCCGCGCTCGCCCGTGAACTGGCCGCCACCAGCGCGAAGCTGGACAGCTCGCGGGAGCGGGAACGCGCGCTGGAGACCTCGCGGCGCGAACTCGTCGCCTGGATCTCGCACGATCTGCGCACCCCGCTCGCCGGGCTCCGGGCGATGGCCGAGGCGCTGGAGGACGGCATGGCGGCCGACTCGGGACGCTACCTGCGGCAGATCAGGACCGAGGTGGAGCGGATGAACGCCATGGTCGGCGACCTCTTCGAACTCTCCCGGATCCAGGCCGGTTCGCTCGCCCTGGCGCCGGCCCGGATCTCCCTGTACGACCTGGTCGGCGACGCGCTGGCCGGCGCCGACCCGCTCGCCCGTGAGCACGGTGTGCGGCTGGTCGGCGACCGGATCGACGAGGTGCCGGTGGAGGTCGACGGCAAGGAGATGAGCCGGGTCCTGGGCAACCTCCTGATCAACGCGATCCGCCGCACGCCGCCCGACGGCACCGTGGCCGTCGCCGTGCACCGCTCGGGCAGCGGTGTCGTGCTGTCGGTGACCGACGGCTGCGGCGGAATCCCGGAGGAGGACCTGCCCCGGGTGTTCGACACGGGCTGGCGCGGCAGCCACGCCCGTACCCCGCCGGCCGGGGCGGGCCTCGGGCTGGCCATCGTGCGCGGCATCGTCGAGGCGCACGCCGGACGGGCCGAGGTCCGCAACGTCCAGGGCGGCTGCTGCTTCTCCGTCACGCTCCCGACAGCGTGA
- a CDS encoding lysine N(6)-hydroxylase/L-ornithine N(5)-oxygenase family protein, with protein MSQVLPGGTPQVHDLIGIGFGPSNVAMAIALSEHNSTVGRQDSVTAHFFEQQSGFGWHRGMLIDDATMQVSFLKDLVTLRNPASEFSFLCYLQSRGRLIDFINHKNLFPLRVEFHDYLEWAAAKVDDLVSYGHEVVAVTPFVRDGTVEHLDVTVRSAEGLSVHRARNLVIGTGLRPLMPDGVERGDRVWHNSDLLRKVDGLQGDAPSRFVVVGAGQSAAENVAYLHRRFPGAEVCAVFSRYGYSPADDSSFANRIFDPDAVDDFFAAPEEVKRRLMAYHGNTNYSVVDIDLIDDLYRQAYREKVLGAERLRFLNVSRVAAVAERADRVRVTVRSLVTEEEAELDADAVVFATGYSPADPLGILGPVGEHCLRDDAGRVRVQRDYRIATDSALRCGIYLQGGTEHTHGITTSLLSNTAIRVGEILDSLLGRRVKATSDASRPVIEAVRGAGGRTAADYR; from the coding sequence ATGTCACAGGTTCTTCCTGGCGGCACACCACAGGTCCACGACCTCATCGGCATCGGCTTCGGCCCGTCCAATGTGGCCATGGCGATCGCGCTCAGCGAGCACAACAGCACAGTCGGCAGGCAGGATTCGGTCACCGCCCACTTCTTCGAGCAGCAGTCGGGCTTCGGCTGGCACCGCGGCATGCTCATCGATGACGCGACCATGCAGGTCTCCTTCCTCAAGGACCTGGTGACGCTCCGGAACCCGGCCAGCGAGTTCAGCTTCCTCTGCTATCTCCAGAGCCGGGGCCGGCTGATCGACTTCATCAACCACAAGAACCTCTTCCCGCTGCGGGTGGAGTTCCACGACTACTTGGAGTGGGCCGCGGCCAAGGTCGACGACCTGGTGTCCTACGGGCACGAAGTCGTCGCGGTCACCCCGTTCGTGCGCGACGGGACCGTGGAGCACCTGGACGTGACCGTCCGGTCCGCGGAGGGGCTGTCGGTCCACCGGGCCCGCAACCTCGTCATCGGGACCGGCCTGCGTCCCCTCATGCCGGACGGCGTGGAACGCGGTGACCGGGTCTGGCACAACTCCGATCTGCTGCGCAAGGTCGACGGGCTCCAGGGCGACGCGCCGTCCCGGTTCGTCGTCGTCGGCGCGGGACAGAGCGCCGCCGAGAACGTCGCCTACCTGCACCGCAGGTTCCCCGGCGCCGAGGTCTGCGCGGTCTTCTCCCGGTACGGCTACAGCCCCGCCGACGACAGCAGTTTCGCCAACCGGATCTTCGACCCCGACGCCGTCGACGACTTCTTCGCCGCCCCCGAGGAGGTCAAGAGGCGGCTGATGGCCTACCACGGCAACACCAACTACTCCGTGGTGGACATCGACCTCATCGACGATCTCTACCGGCAGGCGTACCGGGAGAAGGTCCTCGGCGCCGAACGGCTGCGCTTCCTCAACGTCTCCCGGGTCGCCGCGGTGGCCGAGCGGGCCGACCGTGTCCGCGTCACCGTGAGATCCCTGGTGACCGAGGAGGAGGCGGAACTCGACGCCGACGCCGTGGTGTTCGCCACCGGATACAGCCCCGCCGATCCGCTCGGCATCCTCGGTCCGGTCGGCGAGCACTGCCTGCGCGACGACGCGGGCCGCGTACGCGTACAGCGCGACTACCGGATCGCGACCGACTCCGCCCTGCGTTGCGGCATCTACCTCCAGGGCGGTACGGAGCACACGCACGGCATCACCACGTCGCTGCTCTCCAACACCGCGATACGGGTCGGCGAGATCCTGGACTCGCTGCTCGGCCGGCGGGTCAAGGCCACCTCCGACGCGTCCCGGCCGGTGATCGAGGCCGTGCGGGGCGCGGGCGGTCGGACGGCCGCCGACTACCGCTGA